actccagagacatagaagcagcgcaagtttgtcgattcatgttgccacgcccactctaacgcccacaaaccgcccaaaactgccacgcccacacttttgaaaaatgttttgaaattttttcatttttgtattagtcttgtaattttctatcgatttaccaaaaaactttttgccacgcccactctaacgccctcaaaccgcccaaagctgctacgcccacacttttgaaaaatgttttgatattttttcatttttatattggtcttgtaaatttctatcgatttgccaaaaaactttctgccacgcccactataacgcttacaaaccgccaaaaattgtgtttaagactctccttctcccttccactagctgagtaacgggtatcagatagtcggggaactcgactatagcgttctctcttgttttattaataCTAGTTACTCAGCGAGTGAGTTGGCGAAAAGGATTTTCGAAACTCTCTATATAGATTGGctaacaaaaatcaaattctATTTGGCAGCTTTTTGCTGTTTATTACATTGtcaacacaaaaatattttataaaagtagaaaattaaaaaaaaaacaaaattgttaaaaagtttCGTCGTGACAGATGTAATGGCTAGGTTCTAAAAAGAAACTTGCCCAGCATAGGCAGTACTAGCATCTGCATGCGGAACTTTTTAGCCGGATTGGATACTCGGCTAGTGACTCTGATCAAGAACACACAAACTTTCGAACTTCGATACGTTCCTACTTTTTTACtccacgagtaacgggtaaaaaTACGAAACTGTGATAATCCGGTCCtatctttttaaaataatgcCTCTAATTCTGATctacaataaaatatttatataaacaatGAGTGATATGCGAAAGGTTTAAAAAAGTAGCAACCACGAAACAATAGTTTGTATCCTcccatttataaatataatgaaaAGATCGTTCACCTTATTGCAATATTTTGACTGTTATTACCCTTGTGTtcaagaatatattatatacgTGCGTTTTAAGTTAATTCTAGCTTTATTTGGCTTATTTagtaaaaacaaacttaaggAAACACTAAAgacctttttaatttttttagtaGAGCGCCACCTCCTCAACCCCATACCAATTTGTAGAGTACATCGGTTTCGTCTGACGTTTCTCGACGATATTTGTGAGCAGCGGCACCAAATTGGCTAAATCGAATAAACTTTCTTCGTAAAAGGACAGGAGATTCGCCCATTTGGAGAGCGTCTCGAGCAAAGCTTCGTCCTTGGAGATAGTCAGCAGGGTGAAATGGGAGGTCAAGATACAGCCAAACCATTGGAGGGCTTGGACTTCCGTTTGAACTTGCGAGCAATCCAGGCTGGGTCGTTCCTCCAACTGGACTTTGGGGTCATTGACCAGATCGAACAGGTGGTTCATCAAGTGCTGAACATGTGGAAGCTCAAGTCGATAACGCAGATGATCCTCGATACCACTTGCATCAAATCTGCAGGCTAACACTGCATTTAGCAGCTCCATATTGGAGTATTTCTTGGTCATTGGTACAGCTTTGGAATCGTCATTAATTGTATGACGAGGCTTACATTTATCTAAAGCATAGCGCAGTGACCAGGCTAGCATTCTCTCCGATATGTTGCTGTAGCGCCTAAGACACATCAGAACGTGCTCTGTGTTGTCGGTCTTGATGAAAAGTGTAAGAATCCTTTCGATAATCTCTTCTTCGCCTGCTCCACTTCTCTCCAGCTGCCGCACTAAAGCTTGTACAGCAGTGTTCTTCGGTCCCTTATCAAAGAAGTTAGACATTAGAGTGACACTCACGTCCTCCAGCCCATTCTCGCAAATGGACGCCTCTCCATAGATATGCTGTTTGATGATATCGTCTATTTCTTGATCCACTACCTCAGGGGGATCGTACGCCAACTCTCGGCCATCAGCTTTTTGACAGTCCAAGGTGGGCATTTGCTTATTTAACTGGGTTTTCACAGCCTTATAATTGAGGGATTTCGTACTACCATCGAACTTAATAAGCGACTCCAGATACTCCTCCTCGTTTATGTGATCGAGTTCAATAGGCGAGAGGTGAGTATCGCTAAACTGGGAGCCCAGCATGTCCACCAGCACCTCCCGGTTCATTCGGTAACGTACCGCCGCTATATTATGTCCCATGGTCAACAGGATGTGCTCATTTCCGGCCCAAAGGCGGGAGAAGTCCAGGTACACCTTAAAGTACTGCTTTGCGTTGACAACCTTGAACTGAGTGTTATAAACCAACAGCGAAGCGCCCTCCTGCCCGTAGTTGGCGCCGTAGATGGCAGCAAAGTTTCGTGAGACTCCGTGCACGGATAGCTTATTGTCCACATTCAGTTCGGCCAGCATTGACACGAATTGTCCCGGTGGTCGCTCTGATGTGGCCTTCGCCAGGTTCAACATGAAGATGCGTTTGTCAGACCCTGTAAAGTTAAATAACTTTATTGTTATCCGTCTTATATATTAACGGTTAAATATTCTGTTTAGAATGCCAGATCTTTAAATGAGATCTTTTTCAAAGCAAGCTACTCACAAATGGTCAGCAACTGAGGATCTGCATCGCCCTCGACGATGGCATATCCCGCGAGGCGAACCTCTTCCCGCTTAATAAGGTACTTCCGCCGGTTGAAGGTGTCGAGGGAGAGGCGGATTAGCTGCAGTTCGCCAGTGGACTTTGTTTCCACGAAATATGTGAGCACCCGCTGGCCCTGGGCCAACGCATGGACTGTGGGTTTGCTGATGACCTTGCTGGCAGCCAGGGCAAGTTGCTCAGCCGTATCCTCCTTCTGGTCCTTTCGGGAGGCCAATGCCTGGGAAAGAGTTTGGCACTTGCCATCACTATACAGGATTAATGCCTCCTGGTCGGTTTCCACCACGTGAGCGATACTTTTCTGAAACTGGAAGAAAAGAATATAACCTAATATTACAATATGATTATTGGGTGCCTATACCTTCAGCTTCTTGCTTTTGGACACATCACTGGTATCCGCATCCCATAGACGCAGCGCGAGATTTCCAAAGACGCCCACATATTTCTGGCTGCTGGGATCGTATATAACCTTGGATGATAGCTTCTCCGGCAGGGACCAACTGAGCAattgtttttgtgtgctgATCTATAAAAGAATCGCGTTTGTTACATGGGCAATGTGATATTTTGGTGTCCAAACTTACATTCAAAACAACCACCACATTGCGGGCCAGCGTAGTCACCACATTGCCATTTTCCTTGTCTGCAGCTAGGCCCAGAAACTCCTTGGGGTCAGGGATGGGAAACAAGTTGTAATAAGACAGGAATTTGGACATTATTTAAGTGAATTCAAAACAATTGCAGCACGTGCAAAGCGGCATCCAAAACTGATCCACAGGGTGATTCGAACAACTAAGAACTGTGTTTTGGAATTAAAAATACCGAAATTAGGGGTGCCAGACCGTTGCAAAGTACGACCACATATGGTTGCCGGACCTGCCACGTGCTATCGATAAGAGGAAGAGACAGAAGAAGAAGAGAGAAATGGGTGGAAAGACAAAACAAGCGCCGCGCACCAAAAATAATGCAAAGGTAAGGCGTAGTAAggtattattatattatttaacaGTGCCCTTAACCCCCCATTATCTAGCCCTCGAGCAGCAGCCGAACCGCCGAGCTTCTGGGCAGTTCCACGCCAATTTTCGTGGGCTTCTCGGCGCAGACGGACGGCGGTGGCCTGGTGCCATTTGCTCCGGGATTTGCCAGCGCCGAACAAATGCCGGACAGCTTTGACGCGGCCATCAGTCCGCAAACGCAGATCATCTTGCGAAAGCTGTCCAAAAAGGACCCAATGACGAAGAAGAAGGCGCTTCAGGAGCTGCACGAACTGATCGAGCGGTCGGACGTGGAGGTCCTGAAAAACATTCTGCCGCTGTGGCCCAAGTACTACCTAAATTTGGCTAGCGATCCGGAGCACACTGTTCGCGAACTAACACAGACTGTGTTGCAATTACTCATGGCTAAGTGCAAAAAGGCGATGGCCCCATACCTTAAGTTGCTTGTGCCCGTTTGGTTGAGCAGCCGCTTTGATACCTACGCTCCGGCTGCCAGCATTGCGAGCCAATCCTTTCGAGACACCTTTGCTGGCAACGCCAACCGAAGTCGGGAAGTCTGCATGCACTGTCAGGTGGAAATTTTGGAGTACGCCACACGTAATCTGACCTTCCACACAGCTGCTACTCTGTCGATCGGGAAAAGTCTCACTCCGGAGGAGGCGGAACAGAAGTACCAGCGCGTTATCATCAGTAGTCTCAAGTTGTTGTCCTTCTTCATGGAGCAAACTGCGCAGACGGAGGAGCTCAGCCAGGTCAAGGAAGGCTTCGGCACCCTGGTGGCACACCAGAAGTTCTGGAGCTTCGCCAAGCATAAAGTGCCTCCCATAAAGTGAGTAAACTTACAAGTGATTTGTCATATCATTTCGAAGTcctgttttatgttttatagAGCCGCCTGGTTTGAGTGCATCTATCACATCCTGCAATCAGTTGCTCTTTTGGACGTTATCACGCCTCAGAAGACGCAGCTGACTACCCTTTGCTTCCAGTTTATTGACGATGCTGATCCCGTGGTGGCTCCTCACATTTGGGGGTGCGTTCTGCTTCTACAAAATAATTACGAAGATTGGTAAGACTTTGGATCTATTATCACCCAATTCTAATATTAATACCTTACATCTGTAGGTTTGTTCCACTCAACATTCGCAAGACTCTTCTCCCCAAACTTTCGTCTTTGTTTCATAATGGTTTCAATCGCAACGCCCAGGCCATCTGTCCTAATCTGCTGCCATTTTTGTCGAAAGTTACACCAGCATCCCTTCAAGACCTGGATATCTACGATTTCTATCAGCGCTTCTTTGACGACATGAAGCTGGCAGTCACTAAAAAATTCGATCCCCCGCTATCCAAATCCGATTGTATTGTGATACACAATGCCTATTTTGAGTGTCTACGCTTTCTGCTGCAGCagataaacaacaacaatgagcGAGAGCAGAGGGAGGAGGAATTTTCCACTAGCCTACTCAATAACAACGTACTTGAACCAATTGGCTGGCTGCTCAAAAGCGATAGTGCGCATGTTAAAATCTTCTTCCAGCACAGTTCTGCACTTGTGGCCTTTTGGGATCGTCAGATTAATAATAGATTGGATAATGGTGGCCTATATGCCAAGTTGCTAAACCAGTTTTGGACACGCATCTTTGAGCTGGTCACCCAAGACCTTTCTGCCGAGGAAGTTAATGAGCAACTGCTCGGACATGTCCTGCTTTTAGTGCAGGATCTGCACATGGCTAATCCAAGCCTGGAGTCGCCAAGTGTGAAATTTGTGGAGGAGCCAGTCGGAAAAGTAGAGAAGAGCGAGCCTACAACACCAGTTAAAAAGGCTCAAGAAGCTGCTGCTTTTATACAAAAGGAATTAAAACAGTTGGTTATAAAGTTAGTGAGGATATGCCTGGATAAGGCAAATATCAGTAAAAGTGGTACCTCAAACTCGCGTTACATAGAACAAATTCGAACGCTTACCAAAATGTTTAACGATGCCGAGTTCTACAAAAATCTAACTGATGATATGGACCTAGGGTCAGcgttaaataaatttgtgtCACTGCTAGGGCAATTAAGTTATGACGCTTGTGAATCTCTGGTGGAGATATTGTTTGAAATCCTGCCGCTGCTAGAGACTGGGCAACGCTTTGAATATATTGAAAACACCCTTATGAAggtaaatagaaattttaaaatttaaaactcAATCTAAGCATTAAGTTTCTTTTCAGCTTCCACAGCATGGCGTGCAAAACCTTTTGCTCCATCGTCTACTTTCTTATCCCCTATGCACCGAGCCCGTAGTGAGGCAGATGCTCAGTGGTCCGGAAACTTGTGCAATGATTGCGCGGATTGCCGAGGAGGTAGTTGTAGACAATGATCGAGAAAAGCTGAATTTGCTTCACAAGTGCTTTTTCCAAACTGACACGGGAGACATACTCATTAATGCTAATACTGTGGATAAAATACTGCTGTCCATGTGTGGACCCTTAGAGCAACCGGTTGTGGATGACGCGGTAGAAGTGTGTGGCAGTTTTATTGCCCAGATAATGCCTGTGATTTGCAGCAACAATAACTCCTCGCTGTGCGTGCGCCAACAGATCTTCCTTAAGCTGTTCAAATTCAGTTTGGAGCATCGACCAGAGGATTATCTTTCGGAGGATACTTTGTGGGAAATTACCACTTGCTGGCAGGATGGACTTTCAAGTAAAGACATCGAAATCGATGATAAAATGCTAAAGTGTTGTGCTGGGATTGTTGAGGAACTGGCTAATTCAGCAGAACCTAAACCGGATGCTTTGGATGGAATGGCAGAGGCGATGGCcaaatttgttatttgctcaacggaaaatattgaagatgAGAAAAAGCGCTTGGAGCGAATTGATGAAACTATAGCTGCTCTTCTAGATTCGCCGCTAAAAACATCTGACAAGGTTAAGCAGTTTGAGAACCATTGTGTACTCCTAAAAGCTTTGCAAGGATCTGTGACTGCAGGAGTTCCCTTCGAAAACGCTTGCCTCTCAAGGCATGAAATACTACAATTACTTCAACGTTCCACGCTTAACTTTTCA
This portion of the Drosophila santomea strain STO CAGO 1482 chromosome 3L, Prin_Dsan_1.1, whole genome shotgun sequence genome encodes:
- the LOC120449358 gene encoding uncharacterized protein LOC120449358; the encoded protein is MSKFLSYYNLFPIPDPKEFLGLAADKENGNVVTTLARNVVVVLNISTQKQLLSWSLPEKLSSKVIYDPSSQKYVGVFGNLALRLWDADTSDVSKSKKLKFQKSIAHVVETDQEALILYSDGKCQTLSQALASRKDQKEDTAEQLALAASKVISKPTVHALAQGQRVLTYFVETKSTGELQLIRLSLDTFNRRKYLIKREEVRLAGYAIVEGDADPQLLTIWSDKRIFMLNLAKATSERPPGQFVSMLAELNVDNKLSVHGVSRNFAAIYGANYGQEGASLLVYNTQFKVVNAKQYFKVYLDFSRLWAGNEHILLTMGHNIAAVRYRMNREVLVDMLGSQFSDTHLSPIELDHINEEEYLESLIKFDGSTKSLNYKAVKTQLNKQMPTLDCQKADGRELAYDPPEVVDQEIDDIIKQHIYGEASICENGLEDVSVTLMSNFFDKGPKNTAVQALVRQLERSGAGEEEIIERILTLFIKTDNTEHVLMCLRRYSNISERMLAWSLRYALDKCKPRHTINDDSKAVPMTKKYSNMELLNAVLACRFDASGIEDHLRYRLELPHVQHLMNHLFDLVNDPKVQLEERPSLDCSQVQTEVQALQWFGCILTSHFTLLTISKDEALLETLSKWANLLSFYEESLFDLANLVPLLTNIVEKRQTKPMYSTNWYGVEEVALY
- the LOC120448085 gene encoding E3 ubiquitin-protein ligase listerin, which produces MGGKTKQAPRTKNNAKPSSSSRTAELLGSSTPIFVGFSAQTDGGGLVPFAPGFASAEQMPDSFDAAISPQTQIILRKLSKKDPMTKKKALQELHELIERSDVEVLKNILPLWPKYYLNLASDPEHTVRELTQTVLQLLMAKCKKAMAPYLKLLVPVWLSSRFDTYAPAASIASQSFRDTFAGNANRSREVCMHCQVEILEYATRNLTFHTAATLSIGKSLTPEEAEQKYQRVIISSLKLLSFFMEQTAQTEELSQVKEGFGTLVAHQKFWSFAKHKVPPIKAAWFECIYHILQSVALLDVITPQKTQLTTLCFQFIDDADPVVAPHIWGCVLLLQNNYEDWFVPLNIRKTLLPKLSSLFHNGFNRNAQAICPNLLPFLSKVTPASLQDLDIYDFYQRFFDDMKLAVTKKFDPPLSKSDCIVIHNAYFECLRFLLQQINNNNEREQREEEFSTSLLNNNVLEPIGWLLKSDSAHVKIFFQHSSALVAFWDRQINNRLDNGGLYAKLLNQFWTRIFELVTQDLSAEEVNEQLLGHVLLLVQDLHMANPSLESPSVKFVEEPVGKVEKSEPTTPVKKAQEAAAFIQKELKQLVIKLVRICLDKANISKSGTSNSRYIEQIRTLTKMFNDAEFYKNLTDDMDLGSALNKFVSLLGQLSYDACESLVEILFEILPLLETGQRFEYIENTLMKLPQHGVQNLLLHRLLSYPLCTEPVVRQMLSGPETCAMIARIAEEVVVDNDREKLNLLHKCFFQTDTGDILINANTVDKILLSMCGPLEQPVVDDAVEVCGSFIAQIMPVICSNNNSSLCVRQQIFLKLFKFSLEHRPEDYLSEDTLWEITTCWQDGLSSKDIEIDDKMLKCCAGIVEELANSAEPKPDALDGMAEAMAKFVICSTENIEDEKKRLERIDETIAALLDSPLKTSDKVKQFENHCVLLKALQGSVTAGVPFENACLSRHEILQLLQRSTLNFSTIYKLVYQFPPPQDTNDPEDELTEDYCDPNADVLKEWNEPLISELLQCIRVAGTAECWLEMSDLQSSTEELVLILSEKVQSFMGNSSDLVAIVKERLQQAAVQQSSVIDCRLLSYLRFCPQYAAFEESASILLHEDLSENLVTQGALKTYVIALQFLLPKLSQKAITLSSAVMRTEPPEIWVKAAVFHALLLNNFEGDVNEQTDRNIIVSAVQFMTSIGEKQAIQKDLLHYNVEIQRQPYESVINTVEFIKLLTEVLKRFPYELSIKNWDAIRIGLSSWVLSVSKSISQYKDPKTSLFVAAVYQLFAALIEFIRSEKQKSSTELLKNMIDEWDSLFAKEVNVVLFKSFYLLTHETSVEPGYQGCYEALLERITPAIELLDYSFVYSFCKSNSNITLDHLCNFLFKQLYSIQHSVRLSAVHSLRQLTPHFVADDIELNEKQSESLDASTTISKWHFLNRFEDYLTRYDALIRRYLEEFTFKLSELDDLEPIDKHNALSYLYLWDCIINACAKSPVALRAVYTNWLNDNKYEENFLHFLFRAMPVDILKNHGAKVHSNGVYKELTWSQQKDRQLPLERYVCHLYTEVLRKLPAVVRRWWNTTQSRQKNFIDNLTTNYVSSLICSEELKAIANRKEKHENMQVTVHSSTREVLAVYAIDEARMELVITLAPNYPLGAVKVECGKQIGGRASSRNVGMQLTIFLTHQNGTIYDGLTMWKNNLDKKFEGVEECYVCYTVIHQDTCQLPKLTCKTCKKKFHGPCLYKWFTTSSKSTCPICRNVF